Sequence from the Nocardioides exalbidus genome:
CCGGAGGTGCTCTACCTCGACGAGCCCACGATCGGGCTCGACGTCGTCAGCAAGGGCCGGCTCCGCGAGTTCCTGCGCGCGCTCAACGCCGAGCGCGGGACCACCCTCCTGCTCACCACGCACGACCTCCAGGACATCGAGGCGCTCTGCGACCGGGTGATCGTGATCGACCACGGCACGTCGGTCTACGACGGCTCGCTCGCCGGGCTGCACGCCCAGGGCGGCTCCAGCCGCACCCTGGTCGTCGATCTCGTCGACGAGGCCGCGCCCATCGACGTACCGGGCGCGCGCGTGCGGAAGGTCGAGGGACCGCGCCAGTGGCTGTCGTTCCCGGCCGACGCCAGCGCGGCGCCGGTCGTGGCGGCCGTGGCGGCGGCGTACGACGTCGCGGACCTGTCGATCCAGGAGCCGGACATCGAGGACGTGATCCGCGACCTCTACTCCCGCGGGGCCTGAGCGCGACGACGAGCGGGGGTCAGCCGCCGAGGGCCTGCGCCCGCTCGGAGTCGCGCTCCGGCGAGGTGAGCGGCTGCCGCTCGATCACGAGCATCGCGCGATCGTCGTTGCCGCGGGGCACCTGCTTGAGCACCCGGCGGGGCAGTCCGGCGAAGCCTCGGGCGTCGACGGCCTTGAGCGCGGCATCGCGCAGCCACTCGATGCCCAGGTCGAGGTCCTTGTCGGCGCCCTCGATGACGCCGTCGGTGTAGAACATCAGGGCCTCGCCCGGCCGGAGGCGACCCCTGCTGGGCTCGAAGAAGGCGTCCTCGATGACGCCGAGCGCCATGCCCCGGGCGTTGTCGATCGCCCAGCCGCGCCGGCCCAGGACCCAGTGCAGGGCTGGCGGGTGCCCGGCGCTGGTGATCGTGTAGTCGCCGGTCACGAGGTCGAGCTTGATGTGCACCGCCGTCGCCAGGGACTCGTCGGACTCCTGTCGCAGCAGGAACCGGTTCGCCGCCTCCATCATCTGCGAGGGCGGCAGGGCGCCGATCAGCCCGCCGAGGGCCCCCGCGAACTGGAGCGCCTGCGGCCCGACCGAGGTGCCCTTCCCGACCACGTCGACCAGGGCCATCTCCAGCCAGCGGTCCTCCCGCAGGTCGGCGACGAGGAAGTCACCGGCGTAGCTCGGCCCGTTGGCCGTGAGCGTCGCCGACTCCGAGCGCCAGCCGACGGGC
This genomic interval carries:
- a CDS encoding PP2C family protein-serine/threonine phosphatase, with the translated sequence MLKALGSVLRGCLTYVRQHADNWRTGSRGSQLFLLLVMVAMVAITIMLSASVEVVVPVSMWFLFLMVGTLLLRFGPLLVLVAVLVGVAWRTSLDTGYAPADRSTALVIFGFAIVLALYQSSRQRSGLPMALSEAVLTQLRDRLQRQGQVPELPVGWRSESATLTANGPSYAGDFLVADLREDRWLEMALVDVVGKGTSVGPQALQFAGALGGLIGALPPSQMMEAANRFLLRQESDESLATAVHIKLDLVTGDYTITSAGHPPALHWVLGRRGWAIDNARGMALGVIEDAFFEPSRGRLRPGEALMFYTDGVIEGADKDLDLGIEWLRDAALKAVDARGFAGLPRRVLKQVPRGNDDRAMLVIERQPLTSPERDSERAQALGG